The genomic window GTACATCCGGACCGGGTCGTCGATCCCGATCATGTCCGCGGAGAGCGCCTCGAGCCCCTCGGGGGGCGCGCTGCGAGCTCCCTCGCGTCGAGCCTGAGCTGCCGGTCGCGAGAATCCTCGATCATCGTCGCCCTCCGGCGGATCGCCTCCGCGGCGGTCCCCGCCTCGGCCACCACCGGGAACCCCTCCCGATCGTGGGCTGCGGACGCGCTGGGCGCAACCCCGCACCCGTGCAGGCCAGCGACGATGCGCCGCTCCGTGGCCTCGACCCGATCCCGGGCCGGCGACCCTGGCGCGAGCGCGAGCCGCGCGGCGCGTTCCCAGCGGATCTGTCACCGGAGCAGCTCGCTGGGGCGGTGCTCTGCCGGCACCGAGTGGACCGACATCCGGGCTCGCGCCTCTGCGGCGCCCCGGGGCAGGGCACGAGCCGGGTGGCCCACCCTGGCTCCGGCCGCGAGATCGTCGTCACCGGCCGCATCAACAGGTGACGTGCAGGACGGCCGCCACGTCCCCCGGATCGGCCGCCTGGAGCAACCGGCAGGCCACCTCCGTCGGCTCGGCGACGATCTCCACCCCGCGCCGGCGGGCCTCCTCGTACAGCTCGGGCATGATCGGCAACTGACCGGAGACTCCCGTCCCGATGATGAGCCGCCGGGCTGACCACGGGATCGCCTCGCCGGCCGAGAGCGGCGTGTGGCCATACCGGTCCCGGTAGGCCCGCGACACTCCCTTCTTGCGACGCCGCACGACGCCGCCTTCAAGCACGACATCGTGCTCGAAGCGCCGCCCACCGATCTCGATGAGCCCGAATGAGATGAGCCTGGCGTCCATCGCGACCTCCCGCGACCATCATCCCGCGAGGCGGCCGATGCGGGGCTCGTCATCCTCGCGGTGTGTGCCGGACTGCAGCTCCTGGGCCATCGCTATGTCTCCGAGATGTTCCTGCCGTACCTCCGTGATTTCGACATCAACGTCTTCGACGAGTTCCACCTCGCCGACGTCGGGGATGTCCCGATGATCCCCGCCGATGCCGCGCGCTGTCGGTCCTACATCGAGAAGTACGTCGACGAGGTCCTCGCCGCCGGCGCCATGCCGATCTGCATCGGTGGCGACCACTCCATCCCGATCCCGATCGGGGCGGCACTTTCAAAGCGGATCACGGGCAAGTTCGGCTACATCCACTTCGACGCTCACATCGACTGCCAGCCGAACTTCGCGGGCGAGCGCTTCACGAATTGGTCGCACGTCGCTCGGATGATCGAGCTGCACAACTGCGACCCGAAGAACGTGGCGATCGTCGGCGCGCGGGGTGCGCTCAATCCACCCGAGCAATGGGAGTTCGCACGCGAGAACGGGATCCGGATCTATCGGATGAACGAGATCGAGGATCGGGGCATCCGAGAGGTCGTCAATGAGGCACTCGACATCGTCACGGACGGCACGGACGCCTTCTACTGCAGCCTCGACTCGGACGTCGTCGACGCCTCGGCGATGCCGGGGACGGACGCTCCGGAGCCAGGTGGGCTCACCTCCCACGAGATCCTCCGCGCGTGCGAGCTCATCGGGGCTCGGAAGCCCGCGGTCCTCGATATCGTCGAGCTGATTCCGGCCTATGACAACCCCGCCATGATTTCGCTCCGCCTCGCGGGGTACATGATCATGCACCTACTCGGAGGCATGGCAACCGGTGGTGAGCGGGTCCGCACGAAGATACGCGAAGGGATCTGACCTCCCTCCCGGCAGCGGGCGAGCACGCTCACGGCCGACGGCCCTCGCCCGACGTCCCTCCTGGATCCCACGGACGTTGCGCGATGAGCGGCGTGGGCGTGGCAGCGCGGGGGACCCAGTTCAGGTTGGGGATTCCCTCGCCCCCTCCGATCGGAAGTCCTCATTGAACGACCGTCGACGAGTAGGCGATCGCGGATCGCTGAGAAGAGGGTGGCCTAATGTGCCTGCGTCGGCGATGATCCGGGGACGATGGAGGCGGATGGGGTGATGGGCTTGGTACTGGCGTCCTGACCGACGCAGCCCGGCCAGCGCTGAGACTCACAGCTGACGTCTCGATTTCGCGTGCACCGCAAGCCGCGGCCGATCCAAGTTCTGCTCCACCCGTTCACAATCTGCTTACGAGGATGCCTGGTGCTCGTCGACATTCCCGCGCGCCTGGACGGCCGGGTGGCCCGTGACGGGATCGGGATCCACTACCAGGTCTTTGGTGATGGAGAGCAGACGATCCTCCTGCTCCCGAATTGGACGATCGTCCACTCCGACTTCTGGCGTCTGCAGGTTCCGTACTTCTCCAGTCGCTACACGGTGGTGGCGTTTGACGCTCGCGGCAATGGGGCGTCCGATCGACCGGTCGAACCTGGCGCCTATGCTGATGCCGAGGGAGCGGAGGATGCCGCGGCTGTCCTTGACGCGGTCGGGGTGGAGCGTGCGGCGATCATGTCAGTCTCCGCGGGAGCTAACTGGGCGGCATTGCTCGCAGCCAACCACCCAGATCGGGTGGCTGGCGCCGTCTTCATCGGATCGAGCCTACCGGTTGCGCCGAACAGTCCAGCGCGGACCGCCGCAATCGCGACATTCGATGAGCCCCGGACCTCACACGAGGGCTGGGGGAAATGGAACCGCCACTACTGGAATCAGGATTGGTGGGGCTTTCTTGATTTTTTCATGCACCAGTGCTTCACGGAGCCGAACTCGGAGAGCTACGTCCGCCACTTCGTCGAGATGGGCCTCCAGACCACCCCTGAGATCGTGGCCGCGACGATCGACGCGCCGAGCCTCGATAGGGACGAAGCGCGACGGGTCGCGTCTGCGATCGCCTGTCCCGTCCTCGTGATCCACGGCGATTCCGATGCGATTGCCCCTCTCGAGAAGGGCATTGAGCTCGCCCGCCTGACGCGAGCTGGGCTCCACGTGCTGTCAGGGGCAGGACATGAACCGGAGTTGCGCCAAGCAGACCACACAAATCAGCTCATCGAGCTTTTCCTTGAGCGAACGTGGCCGACCCGGGGCTGATGACGACCATCGTCGCCCGCCGAATCAGAAGCTCCACGGGGGTCGGTCGCCGGTGCCAGTGAGCGAGCTCACGCCACGATCCGGGCGTCACGCAGGATGGCGAGCTCGGCTCTCGACATTCCCAAGATGCTCGTAAGGATCTCATCCGTGTGCTCGCCAAGGATCGGTGCGCGACGGACGGCTCGTTGACTCCCCGTGATCCGCAGAGGCGACGCCGGCATCCGATAACGGCCGACACCCGGGTGTTCGACCTCCGCGAACATGCTATTCGCAAGTGAAGCTCGTGGGTCGTGTGCGACCATCTCGCTGATCGTTTGGTAGGGCGCCCAGGTTGCGTGGTGTTTCGTGAGGCACTCGCGGATCTCTGAGAGATCACGGTCCGCGAACCACGGAGCCAGGAGTCCCACGATCCGCTCGCGGGCCGCGTACCGATCGCTCTCGGTTCGGAGGTCGAGACCCATCGCGCGTTCAAGCGCCTCCATGGGCTCGATCGTCGCCGTCGCACGGACCAGGGCCGTCCATTGGCGAGGCGTGATCGCGACGACCATGAGCCGTTGCCCGTCGCGAGTGGAGAAATCGTGTCCGAAGGCCCCATACAGATGGTTCCCCTCACGCTCTTCTTGCGCGGCGCCTAGTTCCGATGCGGCGAACCGACCGAGGTTGGCGACCATGGCAAGAGCGACATCCGAGAGCGCGATCTCGATGAGTCGGCCGCGGCCCGTCCTGAAGCGACTGCGCTCGCCAGCGAGGAGGGCGACCGCAGCCAAGGTCCCCGTGGCGATGTCCCAAGCGGGTAGGACCGAGTTGATCGGACCATCCGCGTCCGGAGGCCCGGTCAACCATGGATATCCGGTCGCGGCATTGACCGTGTAGTCCACCTGGCTCGTACCATCTGGATCACCAGTCACGGAGACCATGATGAGATCCGGTCGGACTGCCCGCAGCGCCTCGTACGCGAGTGGGCCACGAGCCGGCAAATTCGTCAAGAAGAGCCCTCCTCCTTCGCCCGGCGCCGTTGCGAGTCGAGCTGCGATCCGTTGGCCCTCCTCGCTGGCGAGATCGAGCGCAACGGAGCGTTTACCCTTGTTCAAACCCGACCAGTAGAGGCTCTGGCCGCCAAGAGCGAGCGGCCAGCGACGATAGTCGATGCCACCACCAGGGGGATCGACGCGGATGACGTCAGCGCCTAGCTGGGCCAAAGTCATCCCGCCCAGCGGTGCGGCTACAAAAGCCGACACCTCAATCACTCGCATGCCATCGAGGATTCCGATCGGAGGGGCGTCGGGCCGGGGATCTCTCTCATCGGACATCGCCATTCGACTCCGCGCCGCTGCCCTAGACGGACAGATCCGGCCGCGGAGGCGGCCCGGTCGATGCCCGCACCACGACCACGGGTTCGTCCTCGATCATGCGGTCCTCGACCGATCCACCTTCGACTGCGCGGAGAAGCATTCGGACCGCCTCCTGGCCCATCCGGAAGTTCGCCATCCGGATCGTCGTCAACGGCGGCGACATGTGGGCCGCCAACGCATGGTCATTGAACGCGATGAGGGAGATGTCGCTCGGGATCTGGAATCCCGCTTCCCGAATACCGGCGAGGACCCCCATTGCCTCGAGAAGACTCGCCGCGAAGATTCCGGTCGGGCGGTCATTCGGCGGCACTGCGAGGAGTCGAGCGATCGCGTCGCGCCCGCCCTCCTCGGTCGGCGGTGCCTTGACCACCCAGGCGCTTGCAACCTCGAGACCGCCCTGCCCCATCGCCCGACGGTACCCGCGTTCGCGTCGCCGGGCGGTATCAGTATCCGCGTCGAGTCCCACAAACGCGATCCGTTGGTGCCCCAACTCGATGAGGTGGCGGACGGCCTTGACGCTACCGACTTCGTCGTTGACCACGACTGAGCCGTGGATGCCGACGGTCCGGCGGTTGACGAGCACGAGCGGCAGCGCCCGCTCCGCCAGTTGGGCGACGAATTGGTCATCAAGTGTCGCGAAGGCGACGATCAGGCCGTCGACTCTTCCGTCGGAGATCAAGCGCGCGTAGTGCTCTTCGCTTTCGCCGCCGATCCGTCGGAGCGCGTTCGCCTCGACAACCATGACCAACTTGCCCGCCTCAGCGGCTGCGGCCTGGATCCCATGGATGACCTCGCTAAACCCCACGTTGTCGAGGCTCGGGATAACGAGACCGATCGTGTCGGTGCGTCGAGTTCGGAGTCCGCGAGCCAGAGCGTTTGGTCGATACTGGAGCGCCCGCGCGGCACCAAGGATGCGTTCGCGCGTGTCATCGCGGACGGCCTGACGCGGATCGCCTCGCAGAACGCGCGAGACCGTCGACGGGTCGACCTCGGCGAGACGAGCAACATCCTTCAGATTTGGCATCGAACTTCGCTCCGAGCGGGAGCGGTCATCGTTGCGTCCTGACCTTCACCTGCGAAGAGCCGGCGCGCTCCGGCCGCCTAGCCATGACGACATAATGCCTGCGCTGCGGCTTCGATAGCCACGGCACTCGGCACGATCTCGTCCTCGAGCGGTGGGCTATACGGGATAAGCAGGTGCCCCGGAAGGCTGATTGCCTGTGGGGCGGCCCGCCACACGACACCACCGGAGGCCAGCAGCGAGATGATCGTCGCGCCCCATCCGCCGGCATGAACCTGCTCCTCGACGACGAGCAGTCGGCCGGTGCGGTCGACCGAATGGCGAATCGTGGGCAGGTCGAGTGGCCTGATCCAGCGCAGGTCGATGACCTCGGCCTCGACGCCTGCGGCGGCGAGCTCGTCGGCGGCCATAAGCGCTCGCTCGACCATCAGCAATGTGGCAACGATCGTCACGTCACCACCCTCGCGGAGGACCGCCGCTCGACCAATCTCAGCGACCGAGCCCCGCTCCACCGGACCCTTTCTGGCATAGAGCCCCTTGTGCTCGTGAAAGATGACCGGGTTGTCGTCCCGGATCGCGGCCCGGAGCAGGCTGTAGGCAGAGCCGGGTGTCGCGGCGGTCACCACCCGCAGGCCCGGCAAACCCATGAACCAGCTCTCGCCCGTCGCCGAGTGTTGCGTGCCGAAGCGACCCGTCGCGCCGGAGACTGAGCGGATGGTCACCGGGACAGAGCATTTCCCGCCGCTCATGAAGCGGTACTTGGGGAGCTCGTTGACGATGGCATCGGCGGCGGTCGGCAGGAAGTCGCTGAACATGAATTCGACGACTGGACGGAGCCCCATGAGGCTCATCCCGAGGGCCACCCCGGTGAACCCGTTCTCGCAGATCGGAGTGTTGATCACGCGCTCGGGTCCGAACCGCTCGAAGAGCCCGACATTCGTCTTGAACACGCCGCCGTCGCTCGCGACGTCTTCCCCCATCAGGACGACGGCCGCATTCGTCGCCATCTCGTCGAGCAGAGCCGCGTTGATTGCCTCGCGGTAGGTGAGCTCCACCGTCTCGGCTACCCGGACGTCCGCATCGCGCGCGCTTGGGTCAATCTGCGTAGACATAACGCGCGGTCTCCTCCAGGTTCGGATACGGGGCCGCCAAGGCCCGCTCAGCAGCAGCGTCGATGTCCCGCTGGACCTCGGTGGATAGGGCCGCCTGCGCATCGCTTGTGAGGGTCCCCTCGGCCGCCAGCCGCCTGCCGAGGATAGCGATCGGATCTCGCGCCTGCCAGTGCTCGAGCTCGCCGTCGGGCCGGTACTTGGCCGGGTCCGACCGGCTGTGCCCGCGGTACCGGTAGGTCTTCATCTCGAGGAGCGAGGGCCCGTCGCCGGCCCGGGCCCGCTCGACCGCAACGGCGACCGCCGCGCGGACGACCTCCACGTCCTGCCCGTCCACGATCGTCCCCGGGATCCCGAACGGGTCCGCCCGACGGGCAAGGTCGTCGATGGGAGTGGTTGCCCGAAGGGGCGTGTACTCCCCGTACAGATTGTTCTCGATGATGAATACAACCGGGGCAGACCAGACGGCGGCCATGTTCAGTGCTTCGTGGAAGGTCCCAATGTTGGTGGCCCCGTCGCCGAAGAACGTGAGCGCGACGCGAGCTTGGCCTTGGAGCTTGAAGGCCATCGCGGCCCCGACCGCGATCGGCAGGCCGGCCGCCACAATCGCGTTCGAACCGATGTTGCCCATGGAGAAGTCAACGAGGTGCATTGAGCCCCCGACGCCGCCCGAGCCGCCAGTCCGGCGGCCCATGAGCTCGGCGAAGGCCGTCTCCGGGGCCATCCCACGCGCGAGCGCCTGGCCGTGGCCGCGATAGGTGTTCGTGAGGACGTCGTCTGGGCGCATCGCGGCGATGGCGCCGACCGAGACTGCCTCCTGGCCCTGACAGAGGTGGGTGGTGCCCTGGATATGGCCACCCATGAACAATTCCTGGACCTTCTCCTCGAAGCGCCGGATCTCGAGCATCCGGCGATACCAGGCGGGTCGTGGATCGGCGTCCGTCTGAGCGCTCATGCCTCACCTCCGTTGGGACGAGTCGAAGTCATCGTGTCTGGGCCACCGATCACTCCGGCCGAGCGCCAACGTTCGAGTTCCGCGTCAGAATGCCCGAGCTCGTCACCGAGGATCTCCTGATTGTGCTCGCCCAGTTCGCCGCCGAGATATCGCACCTTGCCGGGCGTGTCCACGAGGCGCGGGATCGCGTTCTGGATCCGAACCCGGCCAAGCTTCGGATCATCGACCGTCGTGATCGTCTCGCGGGCCTGGTACTGCGGATCCTCGAAGATGTCGGCGATCGAGTAGATCGGTCCGATCACGGCCTCGGCGGCCTCGAAGGTAGCCATCACCTCGGCGCCCGTGTGCTGTGCGATCCAGCCACCGATGAGGAGGTCAAGCTCCTTCTGGTGCAGGATCCGGCCCGTGTGGTCCGCGAACCATGGTTCTGAAGCAACCTCGGGGTGGCCGACGAGCTTCATCACACGCTCCGCGATCGACTGCGAGCTCGCCGACATCCCGAGCCAACGTCCATCGCTGGCCCGATATGCGTTCCGCGGGGCCGTCCACTCGGTGCTACTACCGGTCCGCCCCTGCACCACCCCGAGCTGGTCGTACACGAGCGCCTGCGGCCCAAGAATCCAGAACAGTGGCTCATAGATCGCTAGGTCGATCACCTGCCCCGGCGCATGGTGTATGTCGCGGTGGTAGATCGCAAACATGGTCGCGAACGTCCCGAAAAGGGAGGCGACGCCGTCCCCGAGCGCGAACGGCGGGAGTGTTGGTGGACCGTCCGGCTGACCGTTGATGTGAGCGTATCCGCTGATCGATTCGGCGACCGTCCCGAACCCTGGCCGCGGACTGTACGGGCCCGTCTGACCGAACCCGCTCGTGCGCACCATCACGAGTCTCGGGTTGATGGCGTGCAGCACGTCCGGGCCCAGGCCCCATCGCTCGAAGGTTCCCGGACGAAAGCTTTCAATCAGGACGTCGGCGTCGGCGATCAGCTCCTTGAGCAGGGCGGCGCCCTCGGGCGTGCTCAGGTTGAGCGACACCAAGCGCTTGTTGCGGCTGACAAACGCCCACCAGAGCGAGACGCCGTTCTTCTGCCAGCCGAGCGTTCGCAGGGCATCACCCCGAGGATGCTCAACCTTGATGACGTCCGCGCCGAAGTCCCCGAGAAGAGTCCCGATAACCGGGCCGGCAAAAAGCACGCCGGCATCGATGACCCGGAGACCGCTCAGCGGGCCCGGCGAGGCAGGATCGGCGCCGGGCGTCGTCCGAGGCCTGGGCTGGGCGCCTGACGACTCGTCCGTCATCGCGCCTCCTCGGAAGCATAGTCGCTGAACGACTGTTTCGTTTGGATGAGCTCGACGCGAATCCCGTCCGGGTCGATCATGTAGACGGCGCGTCCCCCCTTGTTCGGTCCGATCGTCGGAGTCACCGGCGCGGAAACGGACTCCACGCCTTTCGCGACGAGGTCCGCGTACAGCGCGTCGAGGTCGTCCACGAAATAGGCGGTATGCGCGGTCCCCGGATTCGCGGTCCGGGTGTCGACAGGCATCCGCTCGACATTCCGGTACTCGAGGAGCTCAAGAAAGACCTCGGAATCGGGGGGTCGCAGGATCGCCGCGTGAAGATCCACTTCAGGGTAGCCGACGAGCTCGCCGATGTAGGGGGCCTGCGGGTTCCAGGCGAACACGACCTCGAACCCGAGCACGTCCCGATAGAACGCCACGGACCGCTCCAGGTCGCGCACCTGAAGCCCGGTGTGATGTGGTCGAGTGATCGCGGCCATCAGGACGAGGTGCTCCCTTCAGGGTTCATAGGTCGTCGAGAAGGCCGTCCGGATCGACCACGGTCTGCGTGGCAATCCAGGCCGGATCCACAAGGCGACCGAAGCCGGGCGACTCGGGCAAGGGATCCATCAACCCATCTCGGACCACGGGCTGGGCGAGGCTGTCGTCCATCGGATGGACGCCGGTGCCCGGGATCCCCCACTCGATCGGAGACTCTGTATGTCCGAGGGCGCCCAGGACCTGGGAGTGGATGTGCGGGTACATGTGAGGCGACAGGAATTTGCCGGCCGCCGCGACCGCCGCGGCGATCGGACGCAAGCGGGTGATCCCACCGTTGGTCGTGGCATCCACCCGATTGACATCGACCGCGTCGTACTTCAGGAGCGCCTGCGGATGGTACGAGCCGCCCTGCTCGTCGCCCATCGCGACCGGCGTTGCGATCCCCTTTCGGATCTCGGCGACCATCGCCGCATCGCCGGGCGGGACGATGTCCTCAAACCAGCCGATGTTCAAACCATCGAGTCGCCTTCCGAAGGCGACCGCGTCGGCTGCCGTCTTGTGCAGGAAGTTCGCATCGATCCCAAGCCACGCCTCGGGGAACGCCTCGCGGGCTGCACGCAGACGTTCGATGGAACCATCCTGGGTCGGGGCGATCGGCAGCTTGAACCGGCGCCAACCTCTGTCCCACAGGCCGGCCATCTGGGCGACGGTCGCCTCTGCGGAGATCGACGGCGGGTAGCCGACGATCGCGGTCGCGGGCATCCGCTCACGACCACCGCCGAGAAAGGCCGCGATGGACTGACCAGCCGCCCGGGCGGCGAGGTCCCATGCGGCGAGATCCACGAGCGACAGGGCCCGCATCCCGATGCCTGCTGCGTGCACGGCGTTGTTCGCCCAGAGCGCCTTGAAGAACAGTCGCTCCGGATCGTCGAGCGGTTCGGCAACGTAGGCCGGAGCGATCGTCCGGTCGACGATCGCCGCAAGCGGGCCATCCCGCGTCAGGCAATACGCGAAGCCGCGCAGCCCGCTCTCCGCGTCGATTCGGACGAGGGCAAACTCGCGATGGCGCATGACCCATGTGCCGAAATGGATCGGCACCTCGAGGGTGTGGATGATCGTCGCCACCCGAATGCGGGTGATCCGGTCGAGGTCGGCCATCGTGTCCCCCTACGCCGTCAAGTAGCCGTCGTCGCACATCAGCGTGTGCCCGGTGACGAGCTCGGAGGCATCGCTCGCGAGAAAGATCGCCGCACCGATCAGCTCGCGCGGTAGACCCAACCGTGGGCGGAGCATCCGCGCCTTGATGAAATCCGCGGTCAGGGACGTCCGCTGGGCCGCCTCGCGAGTCAGGGGGGAGTCCATCAGGGTTGGGCCGATGGCGTTGACGCGAACCCCCCGGTCGCGCCATTCGAGAGCCAGGCCGCGCGTGATCCCGAGCACCCCACCCTTCGAGGCAAGGTACGCGCTCGCCCATGGATATCCGACAAAGGACCCGATCGAGCCGAGGTTGATGATGCTGCCCGAGCCTTGACCCAGCATCTTCCGGCCGAATGCCTGGCAGCACAGGTAGGTGCCCTTGAGGTTCAGCTCCACGATGAAGTCGAATCGGTCCTCCGGGAACTCCTCGGCGGGCGAGCGATAGGCCGTGCCCGCGCTGTTGACGAGGATATCGACCCTACCGAGTTCGGCGACCACCGAGTCGGCGAGGGCATCGACCTCGGGTTTGGACGTGACGTTCAGCCGGCGAACGTGGGCCGTACCACCCTGCTCGCTGATGGTCGCTGCCGTGGCCTCGACGCCCTCTTCGTTGATGTCGGCCAGGACGACCGTCACTCCGGCCTGGGCGTACCCGATCGAGATCGCTGCGCCCAGTCCGCTGCCGGCGCCGGTGACAACCGCGACCCGGTCGCGCAGGTCGAACAGTGAGCCGACGAATCCGGCGGGAATCGCCAGATCGTCGTCAGGAAAGCTCATCGTGGATCTCCAGGCTCGGGATGGGGATCGTTGGGATGGGCGGCAAGGGGATGAACCTCGACCGACAACCACGGGTAGAAGGGGAGCGAGGCGATGGCCGCGTGCAGCTCCGTCGAGTTGGGCGCCACCCACAGGCCCCAGTTCGCCCGCCGTCCCGGGATGCGCCACAGGCGGCTGATGATCCCGGCCTCGCCCAGCTCGCGCGCGCGGGTACGCTCGGCAGTAGTCAGCCGCTGAAGCTCGTTGGGATCGCCATCGGCTGGCCATCGGACTTCGATGTGCACGAGGAACTCCATGGTCAGGCTCCCAGTTCCAGCTGGTTCACGGCGGGCCCGATCGCGGCGCGCAGCGTGACCCCGAACGCGCGACGAGCGCCCGGAGCGAGCTCATCCAGCGGCGCGGCTTCGCGTTCGGCGACGCGCCCGAACAGTGCGCAGTTCGCCGGCTCGATGCCCGTCACGTAGATGCCCTCGGCGAGCATCCGCCACTGCCACAGACGAGGCAGCGACCGTCGGTCGTATTCGACCGCGACACCGATCCCGCCGCTCGGCTCGAACCCTTCGTTGATGATCCCCACCCGGACGCGATCCGGGCTCGATGCCGCCAGACGATGCTCGAAGACCTGCACCGGGAAGCCCGGCGTCGGGGGCGCGAACCGGTCATGGTCGGGCTCAGCGGCCCGTGAGACGTCGTCCCAGCCGACAACCTCCGCTGGCGGAGCGAACAGACGAGATGTGGCAGCCACGACCGGGTGGCCGACGTTGATGTGGTAAAGGACAAACACGGGCGCAGGAAGGTAACCACGATTCTCGATCTCATCGCTGAGCTCGATCCGTGGATCACCGACCGGGAATCGGAGCGTTCGATGGAGTACAAGGTCGACGCCGTAGACGGTGGTCTCGCGAACCTCTCCGCGGACGACCACGGCCAGGCCTCGTTCGTCTTCCTCGGTGTCGACCGTCACGTTGCGAGCCGGCAGGTTCGAGACTCTACCGTGGAGGCCATGATGCTCATCGCCGTCGCGGACAGCCGAGCCAACGTTTTGGAGGCCCGCCGTGAAGAGCAGGCCGCCGTGGAACGAGCGCAACCAGACATCGTCGCGGAAATAGGACGGGTGGACGATTCCCGTCGGCGACTGCCAGGCGAGCGGATATCCGGAGCACCAGGCCTGACCGATGTCCAGGCCCCGGTCTGCGATCACCAGCGCGTGGATCCCACCGGCGACGCGGACATCGATCGCGCGGACGCCGTCTTCAGCGCCGTCGCCGAGTCTTACCAACCGGCCACTCGCAATCTGCCCGAGGTCACCGAGCTCCGGGCGCGGGGCGGGTGCAGTGCTCATTTGCTCAGCCAAGGGGGCGTCACGTAGTCGTCCCAGGCAGCCCCTTTGCCGGCATCGACCGGCACCGCTGCGCCGGTGATCCCCGTCGCAAGCGGTGATAC from Chloroflexota bacterium includes these protein-coding regions:
- a CDS encoding muconolactone Delta-isomerase family protein, whose amino-acid sequence is MEFLVHIEVRWPADGDPNELQRLTTAERTRARELGEAGIISRLWRIPGRRANWGLWVAPNSTELHAAIASLPFYPWLSVEVHPLAAHPNDPHPEPGDPR
- a CDS encoding aldose 1-epimerase family protein, with product MSTAPAPRPELGDLGQIASGRLVRLGDGAEDGVRAIDVRVAGGIHALVIADRGLDIGQAWCSGYPLAWQSPTGIVHPSYFRDDVWLRSFHGGLLFTAGLQNVGSAVRDGDEHHGLHGRVSNLPARNVTVDTEEDERGLAVVVRGEVRETTVYGVDLVLHRTLRFPVGDPRIELSDEIENRGYLPAPVFVLYHINVGHPVVAATSRLFAPPAEVVGWDDVSRAAEPDHDRFAPPTPGFPVQVFEHRLAASSPDRVRVGIINEGFEPSGGIGVAVEYDRRSLPRLWQWRMLAEGIYVTGIEPANCALFGRVAEREAAPLDELAPGARRAFGVTLRAAIGPAVNQLELGA